A single window of Oncorhynchus masou masou isolate Uvic2021 unplaced genomic scaffold, UVic_Omas_1.1 unplaced_scaffold_3007, whole genome shotgun sequence DNA harbors:
- the LOC135534103 gene encoding enhancer of mRNA-decapping protein 3-like: protein MAADWLGSLVSINCGESLGVYQGEVSSVDQSSQTITLKQPFHNGVKCPVPEVTFSAVDIKELKVLDIVSGRGGVVPKSSDPVSVPHRGHHKTQDRLASPQQCSKSFGDKHLEVPGQSKGFRRRHNS, encoded by the exons ATGGCTGCAGACTGGTTAGGTAGTCTGGTGTCGATAAACTGCGGAGAATCTCTGGGGGTGTACCAAGGCGAGGTGTCGTCTGTGGACCAGTCCAGCCAGACCATCACCCTCAAACAGCCCTTCCACAATGGAGTCAAGTGCCCTGTGCCCGAGGTCACTTTTag TGCCGTGGACATCAAGGAGCTGAAGGTCCTGGATATAGTGAGTGGTAGAGGTGGTGTGGTTCCGAAGAGCAGCGATCCGGTCTCAGTCCCACACCGAGGACACCATAAGACCCAGGACAGGCTGGCTTCACCGCAGCAGTGCTCTAAAAGCTTCGGAGATAAACACCTGGAGGTGCCGGGCCAGTCCAAGGGTTTCAGACGGAGACACAACTCCT